A DNA window from Anas platyrhynchos isolate ZD024472 breed Pekin duck chromosome 33, IASCAAS_PekinDuck_T2T, whole genome shotgun sequence contains the following coding sequences:
- the PAK4 gene encoding serine/threonine-protein kinase PAK 4 isoform X1 yields the protein MFSKKKKRLEISAPSNFEHRVHTGYDQQEQKFTGLPRQWQGIIEESAKRPKPLVDPVCITAIQHGSQKTIVRGTKAAKDGSLSWLLDEFENMSVSRSNSLRRDSPPFLPRRDHLYQENGLSEGPPAARPHDARGKDKKLHGARGELEQGKERPRDGEEQRAHHPQQPRGQEPGPKGAGGRPPPPEYPRPPDRDCGEPVVRRERPEPCERRPKSTYAADSSPQPPRDKRPLSGPNMRTPNIPVSEGVMKTAQQTGRPFNTYPRADTDPGRGAGSQAEHRPGRPQEVASNGPVSGTSGSSRAPPPGPPRSKGGPEPPAGLTPHASDPHLARQPPAAAATAPPQQQQQQQPRSPQREPQRVSHEQFRAALQMVVDPGDPRSYLDNFIKIGEGSTGIVCIATIKSTGKLVAVKKMDLRKQQRRELLFNEVVIMRDYQHENVVEMYNSYLVGDELWVVMEFLEGGALTDIVTHTRMNEEQIAAVCLAVLKALSVLHAQGVIHRDIKSDSILLTHDGRVKLSDFGFCAQVNKEVPRRKSLVGTPYWMAPELISRLPYGPEVDIWSLGVMVIEMVDGEPPYFNEPPLKAMKMIRDNLPPKLKNMHKVSPSLKGFLDRMLVRDPVQRATANELLKHPFLGKAGPPSCIVPLMRQNRMR from the exons ATGTTCAGCAAGAAGAAGAAGCGCCTGGAGATCTCGGCTCCCTCCAACTTCGAGCACCGCGTCCACACGGGCTACGaccagcaggagcagaagtTCACGGGGCTGCCGCGCCAATGGCAGGGCATCATCGAGGAGTCGGCCAAGCGGCCCAAGCCGCTGGTGGACCCCGTCTGCATCACCGCCATCCAGCACGGCTCGCAGAAG accATCGTGCGGGGCACCAAAGCCGCCAAGGACGGCTCcctcagctggctgctggacGAGTTTGAGAACATGTCCGTGTCCCGTTCCAATTCTCTGCGCAGGGACAGCCCCCCCTTCCTGCCCCGCCGCGACCACCTCTACCAGGAGAACGGCCTCTCCGAGGgcccccccgctgcccgcccgcACGACGCCCGGGGCAAGGACAAGAAGCTCCACGGCGCCCGCGGCGAGCTAGAGCAGGGCAAGGAGAGACCCCGGGACGGGGAGGAGCAGCGCGCCCACCACCCGCAGCAGCCCCGCGGCCAGGAGCCCGGCCCCAAGGGCGCCGGGggccgcccgcccccccccgagTACCCCAGACCCCCCGACCGGGACTGCGGCGAGCCCGTGGTGCGGCGGGAGCGCCCCGAGCCCTGCGAGCGCCGCCCCAAATCCACCTACGCCGCCGACagcagcccgcagcccccccgcgACAAGCGCCCGCTCTCGGGGCCCAATATGCGGACTCCCAACATCCCGGTGAGCGAAGGGGTGATGAAGACGGCTCAGCAGACGGGACGCCCCTTTAATACCTACCCGCGGGCCGACACCGACCCCGGCAGGGGCGCGGGTTCACAG gcAGAGCACCGGCCGGGACGCCCACAGGAGGTGGCATCGAACGGGCCGGTGAGCGGCACCAGCGGCTCCTCCCGCGcccccccgcccggcccgcCGCGCTCCAAAggcggccccgagccccccgccggCCTCACCCCGCACGCCTCCGACCCCCACCTCGCCCgccagccccccgccgccgccgccacggcccccccccagcagcagcagcagcagcagccccgctcGCCCCAGCGGGAGCCCCAACGCGTCTCCCACGAGCAGTTCCGGGCGGCCCTGCAGATGGTGGTGGACCCCGGGGACCCCCGCAGCTACCTGGACAACTTCATCAAGATCGGCGAGGGCTCCACCGGCATCGTCTGCATCGCCACCATCAAGAGCACGGGCAAGCTGGTGGCCGTCAAGAAGATGGACCTGCGCAAGCAGCAGCGGCGCGAGCTGCTCTTTAACGAG GTGGTGATCATGCGGGATTACCAGCACGAGAACGTGGTGGAGATGTACAACAGCTACCTGGTGGGCGACGAGCTCTGGGTGGTGATGGAGTTCCTGGAGGGCGGCGCGCTCACCGACATCGTCACGCACACCAG GATGAACGAGGAGCAGATCGCGGCCGTCTGCCTGGCCGTGCTCAAGGCCCTGTCGGTCCTGCACGCGCAGGGCGTCATCCACCGCGACATCAAGAGCGACTCCATCCTGCTGACGCACGACGGCCGG GTGAAACTCTCCGATTTTGGGTTTTGCGCCCAAGTGAACAAGGAGGTGCCGCGGCGCAAGTCGCTGGTGGGGACCCCGTACTGGATGGCGCCGGAGCTCATCTCCCGCTTGCCCTACGGCCCCGAG GTGGATATCTGGTCCCTGGGCGTGATGGTCATCGAGATGGTGGACGGGGAGCCGCCGTACTTCAACGAGCCGCCCCTgaaggccatgaagatgatccgGGACAATCTGCCCCCCAAGCTCAAAAACATGCACAAG GTTTCCCCCTCTCTCAAAGGCTTCCTGGACCGCATGCTGGTGCGGGACCCGGTGCAGCGGGCCACGGCCAACGAACTCTTGAAGCACCCCTTCCTGGGCAAGGCGGGCCCCCCCTCCTGCATCGTGCCCCTCATGCGCCAGAACCGCATGCGGTGA
- the PAK4 gene encoding serine/threonine-protein kinase PAK 4 isoform X2 → MFSKKKKRLEISAPSNFEHRVHTGYDQQEQKFTGLPRQWQGIIEESAKRPKPLVDPVCITAIQHGSQKAEHRPGRPQEVASNGPVSGTSGSSRAPPPGPPRSKGGPEPPAGLTPHASDPHLARQPPAAAATAPPQQQQQQQPRSPQREPQRVSHEQFRAALQMVVDPGDPRSYLDNFIKIGEGSTGIVCIATIKSTGKLVAVKKMDLRKQQRRELLFNEVVIMRDYQHENVVEMYNSYLVGDELWVVMEFLEGGALTDIVTHTRMNEEQIAAVCLAVLKALSVLHAQGVIHRDIKSDSILLTHDGRVKLSDFGFCAQVNKEVPRRKSLVGTPYWMAPELISRLPYGPEVDIWSLGVMVIEMVDGEPPYFNEPPLKAMKMIRDNLPPKLKNMHKVSPSLKGFLDRMLVRDPVQRATANELLKHPFLGKAGPPSCIVPLMRQNRMR, encoded by the exons ATGTTCAGCAAGAAGAAGAAGCGCCTGGAGATCTCGGCTCCCTCCAACTTCGAGCACCGCGTCCACACGGGCTACGaccagcaggagcagaagtTCACGGGGCTGCCGCGCCAATGGCAGGGCATCATCGAGGAGTCGGCCAAGCGGCCCAAGCCGCTGGTGGACCCCGTCTGCATCACCGCCATCCAGCACGGCTCGCAGAAG gcAGAGCACCGGCCGGGACGCCCACAGGAGGTGGCATCGAACGGGCCGGTGAGCGGCACCAGCGGCTCCTCCCGCGcccccccgcccggcccgcCGCGCTCCAAAggcggccccgagccccccgccggCCTCACCCCGCACGCCTCCGACCCCCACCTCGCCCgccagccccccgccgccgccgccacggcccccccccagcagcagcagcagcagcagccccgctcGCCCCAGCGGGAGCCCCAACGCGTCTCCCACGAGCAGTTCCGGGCGGCCCTGCAGATGGTGGTGGACCCCGGGGACCCCCGCAGCTACCTGGACAACTTCATCAAGATCGGCGAGGGCTCCACCGGCATCGTCTGCATCGCCACCATCAAGAGCACGGGCAAGCTGGTGGCCGTCAAGAAGATGGACCTGCGCAAGCAGCAGCGGCGCGAGCTGCTCTTTAACGAG GTGGTGATCATGCGGGATTACCAGCACGAGAACGTGGTGGAGATGTACAACAGCTACCTGGTGGGCGACGAGCTCTGGGTGGTGATGGAGTTCCTGGAGGGCGGCGCGCTCACCGACATCGTCACGCACACCAG GATGAACGAGGAGCAGATCGCGGCCGTCTGCCTGGCCGTGCTCAAGGCCCTGTCGGTCCTGCACGCGCAGGGCGTCATCCACCGCGACATCAAGAGCGACTCCATCCTGCTGACGCACGACGGCCGG GTGAAACTCTCCGATTTTGGGTTTTGCGCCCAAGTGAACAAGGAGGTGCCGCGGCGCAAGTCGCTGGTGGGGACCCCGTACTGGATGGCGCCGGAGCTCATCTCCCGCTTGCCCTACGGCCCCGAG GTGGATATCTGGTCCCTGGGCGTGATGGTCATCGAGATGGTGGACGGGGAGCCGCCGTACTTCAACGAGCCGCCCCTgaaggccatgaagatgatccgGGACAATCTGCCCCCCAAGCTCAAAAACATGCACAAG GTTTCCCCCTCTCTCAAAGGCTTCCTGGACCGCATGCTGGTGCGGGACCCGGTGCAGCGGGCCACGGCCAACGAACTCTTGAAGCACCCCTTCCTGGGCAAGGCGGGCCCCCCCTCCTGCATCGTGCCCCTCATGCGCCAGAACCGCATGCGGTGA
- the SYCN gene encoding syncollin, with protein MAVPVLVAVLAAVLAGAGAQCPTASDLRGVNGTRVCAELFTDDSPYYDQCCGGKSLVVECGADAPYVPWEWSGSVSSLVVGPRCQLTVWSLPGKHGKMKRFGAGAVPRLQEVRRGLFGNWNNAIRGYYCQCN; from the coding sequence ATGGCGGTGCCGGTGCTGGTGGCGGTGCTGGCGGCGGTGCtggcgggggccggggcccAGTGCCCGACGGCGTCCGACCTGCGGGGGGTGAACGGCACCCGGGTGTGCGCCGAGCTCTTCACCGACGACAGCCCCTACTACGACCAGTGCTGCGGGGGCAAATCGCTGGTGGTGGAGTGCGGCGCCGACGCGCCCTACGTGCCCTGGGAGTGGTCGGGCAGCGTCTCCTCGCTGGTGGTGGGGCCCCGCTGCCAGCTGACCGTCTGGTCGCTGCCCGGCAAGCACGGCAAGATGAAGAGGTTCGGGGCGGGAGCGGTGCCGCGGCTGCAGGAGGTGCGGCGGGGGCTCTTCGGGAACTGGAACAACGCCATCCGCGGGTACTACTGCCAGTGCAACTga
- the LRFN1 gene encoding leucine-rich repeat and fibronectin type III domain-containing protein 1 has translation MAKLLVPLVVLGAVAGAQRCPPRCLCPAAAPSPTLLCARTGLLAVPPSLDRGAVELRLADNFIGAVGRADFANMSSLVHLTLSRNGLRRLAPGAFADLRALRALHLDGNRLPALSGAQLRGLASLRHLILANNQLAAIEPAAFAAFAATVEDLDLSHNNLPALPWEAVAGMASLATLTLDHNLLERVPAGALAGLPRLARLDLTANRLRALPPVPGPPGPSLAAGGNPLHCNCELLWLRRLARPDGLESCASPPPLAGRLLWAVPEEELACRAPAIAGAAASPAAVLEGQPLRLGCAAAGDPPPALHWLGPDGRLVQNGSRRALGADGSLQLRVATLRDHGAFTCVASNAAGEAAARVQVAVLPLPVPRRDGEGEGEAQPGPEPSDMARAGGNESRPAGERRIVAAELTASSARIRWLPQRHVPGLRMFQIQYNSSLDDSLVYRLLPPSSRSFVLRDLAAGREYDLCVSALYAEGSAAPPATRALGCVRFATAGGSPGCAAPRPHFLGGTVIIVIGAAIAASVLVFILILTARYKAARRLPAANVASVCSQTNGTHRAPEPEPPPPPLPPPSAPPAPPVLAPLGAPGGARGLFPSHSYPRRARTRRHGSLPRLDAPDALPTLRPSFGSTHWMLESTV, from the exons ATGGCGAAGCTGCTGGTGccgctggtggtgctgggggcggtggcgggggcccagcgctgccccccccgcTGCCTGTGCCCGgcggccgcccccagccccacgctgctgTGCGCCCGCACGGGGCTGCTGGCGGTGCCCCCCAGCCTGGACCGCGGGGCGGTGGAGCTGCGGCTGGCTGACAACTTCATCGGGGCCGTGGGGCGCGCCGACTTCGCCAACATGAGCAGCCTGGTGCACCTCACCCTGTCCCGCAATGGGCTGCGGCGCCTGGCCCCCGGCGCCTTCGCCGACCTGCGCGCCCTGCGCGCCCTGCACCTGGACGGCAACCGGCTGCCGGCGCTCAGCGGGGCGCAGCTGCGGGGCCTGGCCAGCCTGCGGCACCTCATCCTGGCCAACAACCAGCTGGCCGCCATCGAGCCCGCCGCCTTCGCCGCCTTCGCCGCCACCGTGGAGGACCTGGACCTGTCGCACAACAACCTGCCGGCGCTGCCCTGGGAGGCGGTGGCCGGcatggccagcctggccacgctGACGCTCGACCACAACCTGCTGGAGCGCGTCCCCGCCGGCGCCCTGGCCGGCTTGCCGCGCTTGGCCCGCTTGGACCTGACGGCCAACCGGCTGCGGGCGCTGCCGCCGGTGCCGGGCCCGCCGGGCCCCAGCTTGGCGGCGGGCGGCAACCCGCTGCACTGCAACTGCGAGCTGCTGTGGCTGCGGCGCCTGGCGCGGCCGGACGGGCTGGAGAGCTGCgcctcgccgccgccgctcgccgGCCGCCTGCTCTGGGCCGTGCCGGAGGAAGAGCTGGCGTGCCGAGCCCCCGCCATCGCCGGGGCGGCCGCCAGCCCGGCCGCCGTGCTGGAGGGGCAGCCGCTGCGCCTGGGCTGCGCCGCCGCCGGGGACCCGCCGCCGGCGCTGCACTGGTTGGGCCCTGACGGGCGGCTGGTGCAGAACGGCTCGCGGCGGGCGCTGGGGGCCGACGGCTCGCTGCAGCTGCGGGTGGCCACGCTGCGGGACCACGGCGCCTTCACCTGCGTGGCTTCCAACGCCGCCGGCGAGGCGGCCGCCCGCGTGCAGGTGGCCGTGCTGCCGCTGCCCGTGCCCCGGCGGGACGGGGAGGGCGAGGGCGAGGCGCAGCCCGGCCCCGAGCCCTCGGACATGGCCCGCGCCGGGGGCAACGAGTCGCGGCCGGCGGGCGAGCGGCGCATCGTGGCAGCCGAGCTGACGGCCTCCTCGGCGCGCATCCGCTGGCTGCCGCAGCGCCACGTGCCGGGGCTCCGCATGTTCCAGATCCAGTACAACAGCTCCCTCGACGACTCCCTCGTCTACAG GCTGCTGCCGCCCTCCAGCCGGAGCTTCGTGCTGCGGGACCTGGCGGCGGGGCGCGAGTACGACCTCTGCGTCTCGGCGCTCTACGCCGAAGGCTCGGCCGCGCCGCCCGCCACCCGCGCCCTGGGCTGCGTCCGCTTTGCCacggccggggggagccccggctgcgccgccccccggccccattTCCTGGGGGGCACCGTCATCATCGTCATCGGTGCTGCCATCGCCGCCTCCGTCCTCGtcttcatcctcatcctcaccgcccgCTACAAGGCCGCCCGCCGCCTGCCCGCCGCCAACGTCGCCAGCGTCTGCTCGCAGACCAACGGCACCCACAGAGCCCCCGAGCCGGaaccgccgcccccgccgctgcccccgccgtcggcccccccagcacctccggtactggcacccttgggtgctcccGGGGGTGCGCGGGGGCTTTTTCCCAGCCACAGCTACCCGCGGCGCGCCCGGACTCGGCGGCACGGCTCCCTGCCCCGCCTCGACGCGCCCGACGCCCTCCCCACCCTGCGCCCGTCCTTCGGCAGCACCCACTGGATGCTGGAGAGCACCGTctaa
- the SAMD4B gene encoding LOW QUALITY PROTEIN: protein Smaug homolog 2 (The sequence of the model RefSeq protein was modified relative to this genomic sequence to represent the inferred CDS: deleted 1 base in 1 codon), with the protein MMFRDQVGIVAGWFKAWNECEQTVALLSLLKRVTRTQARFLQLCLEHSLADCADIHLLEAEANSAAAISQWPQEPAEAAVALLLAHLPLLQPGNAAAKAEYMKRLQKVLAYAIESNRCVEESRQLLSYALIHPATTLDDRSALALWLGHLEERLAGAPPAPPLRPDAAAPPAPPPPPPPPPPPPPPPPRRAPHDWPEHGPPEIGPPWPEAAPRENGHPPPFHPPPAAGSGGNGLGGAALPCQLHPSPLKRSLSLVPGSPQGGGGEWPGGGARGAGGAPPPPRPPFGEHAPLSPQSSVASSGSEQTEEPPGGRNTFQEDGSGMKDVPSWLKSLRLHKYAALFSQMTYEEMMTLTEHHLESQNVTKGARHKIALSIQKLRERQSVLKALEKDILEGGNLWTALQELQQIMVTPIKAFRPPPAPPANTGAPPDAAAAPPGAADAFAPHPAADPEAPAAPVPDGDIPGQFTRVMGKVCTQLLVSRPDEENITSYLQLLEKCLSHEAFTETQKKRLLSWKQQVLKLLRAFPKKVPLEGPGYRPPKGWAFGSNSLPIAGSVGGGAGGRRGQRPFALPPRALPPTRLGLLGPAGGGPAPRPPLGGPPPPLGTQGRQSLWFGSGGAAGRSAVQRTHSLPVHPSPQALLAFPQECPLPGTDLEINPTLESLCLSMTEHALGDGTDKTSTI; encoded by the exons ATGATGTTCCGGGACCAGGTGGGGATCGTGGCCGGCTGGTTCAAGGCTTGGAACGAGTGCGAGCAGACCGTGGCGCTGCTCTCGCTCCTCAAGCGCGTCACCCGCACCCAGGCGCgcttcctgcagctctgcctcgAGCACTCGCTGGCCGACTGCGCCGACATCCACCTCCTGGAGGCCGAGGCCAACAGCGCCG CCGCCATCAGCCAGTGGCCCCAGGAGCCGGCGGAGGCGGcggtggccctgctgctggcccacCTCCCCCTCCTGCAGCCGGGCAACGCCGCCGCCAAGGCCGAGTACATGAAGAGGCTGCAGAAGGTGCTGGCCTACGCCATCGAGAGCAACCGCTGCGTGGAGGAGAGCCGCCAGCTGCTCTCCTACGCCCTCATCCACCCGGCCACCACCCTGGACGACCGCAGCGCCCTGGCCCTGTGGCTGGGCCACCTGGAGGAGCGTTTGGCCGgcgccccccccgcgccccccctgCGCCCTGACGCTGCCGCGCCTCCCGCCcctcctccgcccccccccccgccgccacccccacccccgccgcccccccggcgTGCCCCCCACGACTGGCCCGAGCACGGGCCCCCCGAAATCGGGCCCCCGTGGCCTGAGGCGGCCCCCCGGGAGAACGGGCACCCCCCCCcgttccaccccccccccgccgccggcaGTGGCGGGAATGGGCTGGGGGGCGCGG cgctgccctgccagctgcaCCCCAGCCCTCTGAAGCGCTCCCTGTCGCTGGTGCCCGGCAGTCCCCAGGGAGGGGGTGGCGAgtggcctggggggggggcg cgaggagccgggggggccccccctcctcctcgcccccccTTCGGCGAGCACGCCCCCCTGTCGCCGCAGAGCAGCGTGGCCTCGTCGGGCAGCGAGCAGACCGAGGAGCCCCCCGGCGGCCGCAACACCTTCCAGGAGGACGGCAGCGGCatgaaag ATGTCCCCTCGTGGCTGAAGAGCCTGCGGCTGCACAAGTACGCGGCGCTCTTCTCGCAGATGACCTACGAGGAGATGATGACGCTGACCGAGCACCACCTTGAGTCGCAG aACGTCACCAAGGGCGCGCGGCACAAGATCGCCCTCAGCATCCAGAAGCTGCGGGAGCGCCAGAGCGTCCTCAAGGCGCTGGAGAAG GACATCCTGGAGGGGGGCAACCTGTGGACGgcgctgcaggagctgcagcagatcATGGTGACGCCCATCAAGGCTTTccggccccccccagccccccctgccAACACCGGCGCCCCCCCCGAcgctgccgccgcccccccgggggccgccGACGCCTTCGCCCCCCACCCGGCCGCTGACCCCGAGGCCCCCGCGGCCCCGGTTCCTGATGGGGACATCCCGGGGCAATTCACCCGGGTGATGGGCAAAG TGTGCACCCAGCTGCTGGTGTCGCGGCCGGACGAGGAGAACATCACCAGTTACCTCCAGCTCCTCGAGAAGTGCCTGAGCCACGAG gcgtTCACGGAGACGCAGAAGAAGAGGCTCCTCTCCTGGAAGCAGCAGGTCCTGAAGCTGCTCCGCGCCTTCCCCAAGAAGGTGCCGCTCGAGGGCCCAGGCTACCGCCCCCCCAAAGG ctgggcCTTCGGCTCCAACTCGCTCCCCATAGCTGGctctgtgggggggggggcgggggggcggcgggggcagcgCCCCTTTGCGTTGCCCCCCCGCGCGCTGCCCCCCACccgcctggggctgctgggccctgcgggggggggcccggccccgcgaCCCCCCCTCGGcggccccccccctcccctcggCACCCAGGGCCGCCAg agcctgtgGTTCGGCagcgggggggccgcggggcgcAGCGCGGTGCAGCGCACCCACTCGCTGCCCGTCCACCCCTCGCCCCAGGCCCTGCTCGCCTTCCCTCAGG AGTGCCCCCTCCCCGGCACCGACCTGGAGATCAACCCCACCCTGGAGTCGCTGTGCCTGAGCATGACGGAGCACGCGCTGGGGG ACGGCACAGACAAGACCTCGACCATCTGA
- the PAF1 gene encoding RNA polymerase II-associated factor 1 homolog, whose product MAPTIQTQAQREEPGHRPSSHRTLPERSGVVCRVKYCNSLPDIPFDPKFITYPFDQNRFVQYKATSLEKQHKHDLLTEPDLGVTIDLINPDTYRIDPSVLLDPADEKLLEEEIQAPTSSKRSQQHAKVVPWMRKTEYISTEFNRYGVSNEKPEVKIGVSVKQQFTEEEIYKDRDSQIAAIEKTFEDAQKAITQHYSKPRVTPVEVMPVFPDFKMWINPCAQVIFDSDPAPKDTSGPAALEMMSQAMIRGMMDEEGNQFVAYFLPVEETLRKRKRDQEEEMDYAPEDVYDYKIAREYNWNVKNKASKGYEENYFFIFREGDGVYYNELETRVRLSKRRARAGVQSGTNAVLVVKHRDMNEKELEAQEARRAQLENHEPEEEEEEEMEAEKEAPGSDEEREKGSESEGAGSGEEEEEAEGSGGAGGGGGGSSSEQGGSARSEDEAEEEEEEEEEEEEEGSGGGGGATRRGGSAAARAARDQEEIFGSDDDEEEEEEEEEEEEEEEESEGGGSEGGAPPRSPRLSPSEASEEEEEEEESASEASDSSSD is encoded by the exons ATGGCGCCCACCATCCAGACGCAGGCGCAGCGGGAGGAGCCGGGCCACAG gcCCAGCTCCCACCGGACGCTGCCGGAGAG GTCGGGCGTGGTGTGCCGGGTGAAATACTGCAACAGCCTCCCCGACATCCCCTTCGACCCCAAGTTCATCACCTACCCCTTCGACCAGAACCG gttcGTGCAGTACAAGGCCACGTCGCTGGAGAAGCAGCACAAGCACGACCTGCTGACCGAGCCCGACCTGGGCGTCACCATCGACCTCATCAACCCCGACACCTACCGCATCGACCCCAGCG TGCTCCTGGACCCAGCGGATgagaagctgctggaggaggagatcCAAGCGCCCACCAGCTCTAAGAG gtCACAGCAGCACGCCAAGGTGGTGCCATGGATGCGCAAGACCGAGTACATCTCCACCGAGTTCAACCGCTACGGCGTCTCCAACGAGAAGCCCGAGGTCAA gatCGGCGTCTCGGTGAAGCAGCAGTTCACGGAGGAGGAGATCTACAAGGACCGCGACAGCCAAATCGCCGCCATCGAGAAAACTTTCGAGGACGCCCAGAAAGCG ATCACGCAGCACTACAGCAAGCCCCGCGTCACCCCAGTGGAGGTGATGCCCGTGTTCCCCGACTTCAAG atgtgGATCAACCCCTGCGCCCAAGTCATCTTCGACTCGGATCCGGCGCCCAAGGACACGAGCGGCCCCGCGGCGCTGGAGATGATGTCCCAGGCCATGATcag GGGGATGATGGACGAGGAGGGGAACCAGTTCGTGGCCTATTTCCTGCCGGTGGAGGAGACGCTGCGCAAGCGCAAGCGGGaccaggaggaggagatggactACGCCCCCGAGGATGT gtacGACTACAAGATTGCTCGGGAGTACAACTGGAACGTGAAGAACAAAGCCAGCAAGGGCTACGAGGAGAATTACTTCTTCATCTTCCGCGAGGGCGATGGCGTCTACTACAACGAGCTGGAGACCAG GGTGCGGCTGAGCAAGAGGCGGGCGCGGGCGGGGGTGCAGTCGGGCACCAACGCGGTGCTGGTGGTGAAACACCGCGACATGAACgagaaggagctggaggcacag GAGGCGCGGAGGGCGCAGCTGGAGAACCACGAgcccgaggaggaggaggaggaggagatggaggctgAGAAGGAGGCACCTGGCTCCG ACGAGGAGCGGGAGAAGGGCAGCGAGAGCGAAGGGGCCGGGagcggcgaggaggaggaggaggccgaaggctccggcggggcggggggcggcggcggcggcagcagcagcgagcaggGGGGGTCGGCACGGAGCGAGGACGAGGccgaagaggaggaagaggaggaggaggaggaggaggaggaaggctccggagggggcgggggggcaaCACGGcgggggggcagcgccgccgcccgcgCCGCCCGCGACCAGGAGGAGATTTTCGGCAGCGACGACgacgaggaagaggaggaggaggaagaggaggaggaggaggaggaggaagagtcagagggggggggcagcgaggggggggcacccccccgcagcccccgcctcAGCCCCAGCGAGGcctcagaggaggaggaggaggaggaggagagcgcGAGCGAGGCGTCCGACTCCTCCAGCGACtga
- the MED29 gene encoding mediator of RNA polymerase II transcription subunit 29 — MAAPPQPPPPPGPGPGPPSAPAPPLAPGAGPAQGAGPGPPLPAQVAAAQAQDFDPVQRFRLLIPQLKESLQTLMKVAAQNLVQNSNIDNGQKSADGALQRFDKSLEEFYALCDQLELCLVTPAHECLSQSFDSAKHAPALVPAAPKGEGGAAGGGESLPYTQYLPLIKAQIAGARDIHNALLEGANKITGKLPPRGALGRVGGGVEKTGWGGAAGLPPSPPASPPSPLYKTELCRPFSATGRCRYGSRCQFAHGPGELRGLRRHPKYRTQPCSTFLRCGSCPYGPRCHFLHGPPAPLLLSDGGGTARWAPPGSPRRLPVFDRISVAE; from the exons ATGGCGGCTcccccgcagccgccgccgccgccggggcccGGGCCGGGGCCTCCCAGCGCGCCTGCGCCGCCGCTCGCgccgggggcggggccggcTCAGGGGGCGGGGCCCGGGCCGCCGTTACCGGCCCAGGTGGCGGCTGCGCAGGCGCAGGACTTCGACCCCGTGCAGCGCTTCCGGCTGCTCATCCCCCAGCTGAAGGAGAGCCTGCAG aCGCTGATGAAGGTGGCGGCGCAGAACCTGGTGCAGAACTCCAACATCGACAACGGGCA GAAGAGCGCGGACGGGGCCCTGCAGCGCTTCGACAAGAGCCTGGAGGAGTTCTACGCCCTGTGCGACCAGCTCGAGCTCTGCCTCGTGA cgcctgcccaCGAGTGCCTCTCACAGAGCTTCGACAGCGCCAAGCACGCCCCGGCCCTGGTGCCGGCGGCACCCAAGGGTGaagggggggcggcgggggggggcgagAGCCTCCCCTACACCCAGTACCTGCCCCTCATCAAGGCGCAGATCGCCGGCGCCAGGGACATCCACAACGCCCTGCTGGAGGGGGCCAACAAGATCACCGGCAAACTGCCCCCCCGGGGGGCCCtagggagggtgggggggggggtggaaaaaacgggatgggggggggcagcggg GCTTCCCCCGTCGCCCCCCGCTTCGCCGCCGTCGCCGCTCTACAAGACGGAGCTGTGCCGCCCCTTCTCCGCCACCGGCCGCTGCCGTTACGGCTCCCGCTGCCAATTCGCCCacggccccggggagctgcggggGCTCCGGCGCCACCCCAAGTACCGCacgcagccctgcagcaccttcCTGCGCTGCGGCTCCTGCCCCTACGGCCCCCGCTGCCACTTCCTCCAcggccccccggccccgctgctgctgtcCGATGGGGGGGGGACGGCCCGCTgggccccccccggcagcccccgccgcctcccggtGTTTGACCGCATCTCGGTGGCGGAGTGA